The segment ATTGACATCCTTTGGAGGCAAGATATAGACCTTGGGGCAAGACGTGAAGTTTTTGATTCTAGGCAGCGGCAGAAGGAGTATGAACTTGAGAAGCAGAAGAAACTGGAAAAGGAAAGAcaagagcagctccaaaaaGAGCAGGAGGAAGCCTTGCTGGCTCAGCTGGAGTTAGACGAAGAGACAGGTGAATTCATTCCTGTACAGCCAGCTCAGTGCATTCAGTCAGAAAATACTGAGCCACCTGCTGCTTTCTCACAGGTAAACTCCAGTGGTTTGAGTGTGTTTAACCCTTTTTCCATTCACAGGAAGGCATAAGGCCAGTGGCTGCCTAAAATGAATTTGCATGTGTTGCTGTAATGGAAGATCTTCTGTTACTCAGGTGCAGTAACCTTTTTTCATAACTTTCCTATTTAGACCACAGAGCCTTCAAAACCAGAAGCAGAGGCCTTGTCCTTTGATGACTGCATGCAGCTCTTGGCAGAAGCATTCCCGTTTATAGATGAGCATGAGGTAAAAATGCAAAGTTCAGTGGTTTCATGGGTGGTTTTCCACAGGGTCAGTCTCATGTCTTCTCTGACTAAGATTTGTCTTCAGCATAAGACTAATTTGTGATCTGAGTTTTCTCCTCAAGCTGGCTCCCGCTGGCATAAAGCAGTGAGTAGGCTTGAGCCCATTTTTTATattattccattaaaaaaaaattctttccttAAGAAACACCTGTTTGTTCTGCAGAAGTGGTAGAACTCCAAAAACTATgtttttgctttggaaaatgcacatcagggtttttttgagtgGGTTTTTTAGTTGTCATTGTTTTGTTCAGCTTTctaattttttgtttaaacCCTTCAGGCTTCTTCAGCTGCATTTCAGTCACTGGTTCCTGCTCAGGTCAATAGCAACCCAGCCTTTGTTTCCTCTGATCAAACTCAGCCACCTGAATCACCTGATCTAGTACAGCCCACTGATGCAGAGAATATGCAGAACATAGAGCAAGTTTGGGAAGAATTATTGTCCCTTTCCGAGTTACAGGTTAGTATGACAAGcacctgaaaaacaaagcaTGATATTTTTGGAGGACTGTAGTACTTTGGGGAGCGCAGTACAATAGCATCTGAACAGATGGTGATTATGACTTGGTTTCTACACCTGTAGGGTGTTTATAACTAAATAtaagctttaatttttttcaaaaagagtATATTGAAAAACATGTAGAAAGCATGAAATGAGTTGTTTATGGATAAGCCTTGGTGAAACACTTCTCAGTCAGAACTTCCTTGTGTTTAGCAAGTCACTGTTTGCCTCTATGTGCAACTTGATACAGCGTGACCATTGCTAAAATTGAGCTGCTCAAAAATGGACATTTCTGAGTCATGGATCTACAACAGGAATTGTTCTCACAAGTGTTACTGTAAATGTTGGGGGGCTTTTTGGCAGTGTCCAGTTGTGTGAATATGATTACTTTTGCATTCAACTTTTACCTAAGGAAAAGGTTTGTTAAAGCTGATAATAGAATATATATTTAAGTACACAAAAGACTCCGGTATATTTATATGAATGCTGTTCATATATATTCAGTAAGAACAACTTGTGTAATGTACATGAACTGGATGTTTCAAAGGAACAAAAGAGTCACTTTGCTAATacagagaatcagagaatatgTAGGGATTTTTATcctatatttatattttccttatatttaattataaaaatgaataaatttattttcaaatatattgCTGTAGAATGTCATCATGCTTTCCAGCATGCTGCTGCTCTACTTTATGCTATTAATACGAGAGTTGATTACTTGGTGGAGTGCCCATAAATCTGAATCATATTTCAAAAAACTAAAGTGAAAATTTGCAGGAGCTGAATTTTTCCTGGCACTCTCCGTCTTCCCTTTATCTTTTTCTAGTTTTCTAATCTGATTACTGTGTTATGCTTAAAAGGCCCCACCTAAGTAACAAGGGCAATTGGCTGTgaagaggcagcagtgatggTGAAAATACATTAAGAAACCAAATCAAAATAATATATTGCAATAATTCTGAATAGTAATTGAataattttcttgaaaaaaaaagataattaaaatGAGGGCACTGCCTTTTACAAATTATGTttagagaaatggaaaaatagagCTGTCACACTGAAAATCTTTGCTTAAGCCATGAACAACCTCTAGTTACGTAATTCCTGGGGGACAGCAGGCCTGCTTATTTCAGCTTCAGTGAGGCAACTGCCAACTCATTAGCAAGTTGTTCCTGTAGCCAGTGAAAGCCCATCAGAGGAGCAGTCTGACGCTCACTGTGGTGTTAGCCAGCTGGACTAATGTGTGCTTGCCCAGCTCCATGTTAGCACTCTTCTTACTTCACCAAGAATTACATTGCTCTGTGCTGAAAGCTCCTTCATTCAGTACATCCTAGAAGAATCTTGGTTTTGAGGAACTGTCACATGAAAGTAACAGTGCTAGAAGTCATTGTTTGGTGTACAAGTTCATTATGTCTCATTCAGGAATTTTACATTTCTGTGCTTGTGCCATTCCTAGCAGTGGTGCTTGTGAGAAGCTGAGACCTGGCAGCTCCAGGATCCTCACAATTACCAGAACAGGAGGGCTCCATGCAGTTTCCAGAACACACTGGAATGGGTGTCTTCAGCATCCTGCTCTGAGCCTGAGAGGCTCTGCTCTCTTACTCTAAAATGCTTTGTCCAGAACAAGTTGTGTTGTGCTCTTGCTTTGGTATCTCTCATCTTCCTCGACTGCCTCTTCATAGCACAAGGGTGCTGTAGTCATCTAGACTACAGCAGTGTTATAAAACCCCTTTATGTCCGTGTTTATTGCTATTTAATGCTTCTGGGTTGTAGAAAAGGATTTGATCAGTTGGAGATGTGTTGCTCACCTTGTCCCTTGCACTCCCCATCTAGTGCCTGAACATTGAAAATGATAACCTGGCTGAGGTGAGCACAATCACGAGCCCTGAAAGCAAGCCAGCAGAGATGCACAACAGCTACAGTTACTGCAGCTCGTTACCCCTGCTGAAAAAAGACGTTAACTGCAGTCCAGGTTTCCTGGATGGTATGGAGGGCCCCTTCTCGGGCATTTTGCCACCAGAAGACACCAGCCAGCTGAGTGTGAACTCTTTAAATGACACATCCCCTTCAAACCCTGATTTCTGTGAGGATTTCTACACCACGTTTATTGATACAAAGGTGAACGGTGATGCAGCAGCAACGAACACTATCAGTCAATCCCTGGCAGAGATTCTAAGTGAACCTATTGATCTTTCTGACTTTGCACTGTGTAAAGCTTTTAATGGCAACCACTCAGGGACCAGAGCAGAATGTAACGATTCTGACTCTGGTATTTCACTGAATGCAAGTTCCAGCGTGGCGTCGCCGGAACACTCTGTGGAATCGTCTGCCTATGCAGATAAGACTTTGGCTTGCAGCGATTCTGAAATGGAAGACACGGATAGTGCTCCTGGAAGCatgctgcagagcagtgctggtgtgTACTCTTTGCAGCTCCAGGATCAAGTGTTTTCTTCCTTAGGGCCAAGCACTCAAACACCAAGTTTGCCACCTATAGCCACACCAAAGAAAGAACCCCCTCCTGCTCCCGGCCAACCCAGAGCTCCTTTCACAAAAGACAAACCTCCAGGCCGCCTTGATGCTCATCTCACGAGAGATGAGCAAAGAGCAAGAGCTCTGCAGATCCCTTTTCCTGTTGAAAAAATCATCAATCTCCCTGTTGCGGACTTCAGTGAAATGATGTCTAAGGAGCAGTTCAACGAAGCCCAGCTTACACTTATTCGAGATATACGCAGGAGAGGCAAGAACAAAGTGGCTGCTCAAAATTGCCgcaaaagaaaactggaaaatataGTAGAACTGGAGCATGATTTGAGTAACCTAAAAGATGAGAAAGAGAAATTGCTTAAGGAGAAAGGAGAGCATGACAGGAGCCTTCATCAAATG is part of the Passer domesticus isolate bPasDom1 chromosome 10, bPasDom1.hap1, whole genome shotgun sequence genome and harbors:
- the NFE2L2 gene encoding nuclear factor erythroid 2-related factor 2, translating into MEAAGAAQDMNLIDILWRQDIDLGARREVFDSRQRQKEYELEKQKKLEKERQEQLQKEQEEALLAQLELDEETGEFIPVQPAQCIQSENTEPPAAFSQTTEPSKPEAEALSFDDCMQLLAEAFPFIDEHEASSAAFQSLVPAQVNSNPAFVSSDQTQPPESPDLVQPTDAENMQNIEQVWEELLSLSELQCLNIENDNLAEVSTITSPESKPAEMHNSYSYCSSLPLLKKDVNCSPGFLDGMEGPFSGILPPEDTSQLSVNSLNDTSPSNPDFCEDFYTTFIDTKVNGDAAATNTISQSLAEILSEPIDLSDFALCKAFNGNHSGTRAECNDSDSGISLNASSSVASPEHSVESSAYADKTLACSDSEMEDTDSAPGSMLQSSAGVYSLQLQDQVFSSLGPSTQTPSLPPIATPKKEPPPAPGQPRAPFTKDKPPGRLDAHLTRDEQRARALQIPFPVEKIINLPVADFSEMMSKEQFNEAQLTLIRDIRRRGKNKVAAQNCRKRKLENIVELEHDLSNLKDEKEKLLKEKGEHDRSLHQMKKQFTTLYLEVFSMLRDEDGKPYSPSEYSLQQTRDGNVFLVPKSRQSGTKL